The Halanaerobium praevalens DSM 2228 genome contains a region encoding:
- the carA gene encoding glutamine-hydrolyzing carbamoyl-phosphate synthase small subunit: protein MKKAKLILEDGSLFKGEIFGAEKESSGEIVFNTSMTGYQEILTDPSYKGEMVCMTYPLIGNYGINADDFESAKAHVNGFIVKEFAEEPESWRLKKKFDQYLKENGITAISGIDTRALTKILRSQGTMTGIITTENLSRQKLIKQAQAVPGLSGRDLVALVSSKEVKTYGLGNKYRVVLLDCGAKTNIKNSLVKRNCEVIIVPASTSAQEIINFEADGLMLSNGPGDPAALDYLINTIAELLGKIPIFGICLGHQLLGLACGAETYKLKFGHHGANHPVKDLVTNRVYITSQNHGYAIKADSLTDLDLELTHLNVNDQTVEGFKHQKYPAFSVQYHPEAAPGPEDSHYLFDQFIAMF from the coding sequence ATGAAAAAAGCAAAACTTATTTTAGAAGATGGTAGTCTTTTCAAAGGAGAAATTTTTGGTGCTGAAAAAGAAAGCTCAGGCGAAATTGTATTTAATACTAGTATGACAGGTTATCAGGAAATTCTTACAGATCCTTCTTATAAAGGAGAAATGGTTTGTATGACTTATCCACTGATTGGAAATTATGGCATAAATGCTGATGATTTTGAATCAGCTAAAGCTCATGTTAATGGTTTTATAGTCAAGGAATTTGCTGAAGAGCCTGAAAGTTGGCGTTTAAAAAAGAAATTTGATCAATATTTAAAAGAAAATGGAATAACAGCAATTAGTGGTATAGATACACGGGCTTTAACTAAAATATTAAGAAGTCAGGGAACGATGACTGGAATTATAACTACTGAAAATTTAAGCAGGCAAAAATTAATTAAGCAAGCACAAGCTGTTCCAGGTCTTTCAGGGCGGGATTTAGTGGCATTAGTTAGCAGTAAAGAAGTTAAAACTTATGGTTTAGGAAATAAATATAGAGTTGTATTATTAGATTGTGGTGCCAAAACAAATATAAAAAATTCATTGGTCAAAAGAAATTGTGAAGTAATCATAGTACCCGCCAGTACCTCAGCCCAAGAAATAATTAATTTTGAAGCTGATGGTTTAATGTTATCAAATGGGCCAGGTGATCCAGCAGCTTTAGATTATTTAATTAACACAATTGCTGAACTTTTAGGTAAAATTCCAATCTTTGGAATTTGTTTAGGCCATCAACTTTTAGGCCTTGCTTGTGGAGCTGAAACTTATAAACTAAAGTTTGGCCACCATGGTGCTAATCATCCTGTCAAAGATTTAGTTACAAACCGCGTTTATATTACTTCTCAAAATCATGGTTATGCAATTAAAGCAGACTCACTAACAGATCTGGATTTAGAATTAACTCACCTCAATGTTAATGATCAGACAGTTGAAGGATTTAAGCATCAAAAATATCCTGCTTTTTCAGTCCAGTATCATCCAGAAGCTGCTCCTGGCCCAGAAGATTCTCATTATCTATTTGATCAATTTATAGCTATGTTTTAA
- a CDS encoding polysaccharide deacetylase family protein, which yields MFNKLKLIIIILFLIIILSPSVLAKDDLPAIIFVYDDGFQEDFELSFPIHAKYNIPAVVAVNSDYIGQKHWLKKKELLFLQAQGWEIANHGKKHTALILNSLTKNAKKNTKKIKVKNPFLIENSYEYVIYNTQTWVKEKIKIKKSGKKFIQLKAPLKNNYAKENTLIRLADSALQAEILESKRDLEKMGLIIDTFVFPYNGYYSHPLALVRKNYKAARSGYRHGEKFPKAFINYKPFSKYQLKAAVLETNLINEKDIFKLLKEVKEKNALLILYSHPHNKNFDLKRIEKIIKYALKNKIKISTFRELF from the coding sequence GTGTTTAATAAATTAAAGTTAATAATTATAATTTTATTTTTAATAATAATATTAAGTCCAAGTGTTTTAGCTAAAGATGATTTACCAGCAATTATTTTTGTTTATGATGATGGTTTTCAAGAAGATTTTGAACTTTCATTTCCAATCCATGCTAAATATAATATTCCAGCAGTAGTAGCAGTAAATTCGGATTATATTGGGCAAAAACATTGGCTTAAAAAAAAGGAACTACTTTTTTTACAAGCTCAAGGTTGGGAAATAGCCAATCATGGTAAAAAGCATACTGCTTTAATTTTAAATTCTTTAACAAAAAATGCTAAAAAAAATACTAAAAAAATTAAAGTGAAAAATCCTTTTCTAATAGAAAACAGTTATGAGTATGTAATTTATAATACTCAAACTTGGGTAAAAGAAAAAATTAAAATAAAAAAGTCTGGAAAGAAATTTATCCAGCTTAAAGCTCCACTAAAAAATAACTATGCAAAAGAAAATACTCTAATTAGATTAGCTGATTCAGCTTTACAAGCAGAAATATTAGAATCGAAGAGAGATTTAGAGAAAATGGGCCTAATTATAGATACTTTTGTTTTTCCTTATAATGGTTATTATTCCCACCCTTTAGCATTAGTAAGGAAGAATTATAAAGCTGCAAGATCTGGTTATCGCCATGGAGAAAAGTTTCCAAAAGCATTTATTAATTATAAGCCATTTTCTAAATATCAATTAAAGGCTGCTGTTTTAGAAACTAATTTAATTAATGAAAAAGATATTTTTAAACTTTTAAAAGAGGTAAAAGAAAAAAATGCTCTTTTAATTCTCTATTCACATCCCCACAATAAAAATTTTGATTTAAAACGAATTGAAAAAATTATAAAGTATGCTTTAAAAAATAAGATAAAGATTAGTACTTTTAGAGAACTATTTTAA
- a CDS encoding cation:proton antiporter, with protein MALSLALIILFALLFGRFFDKLKLPALLGMLVIGMIIGPYGFDLITQDILNISSDLRMIALIVILIRAGLGIEKETLKKVGFPAVKLSFIPGLMEGAAIILAAIVLLKFEFIEAGILAFIIAAVSPAVVVPQMLNLIEQNKGTKKGIPTLILAGASIDDVVAITIFSTFLSLYGGQQISILKQILNIPLAILMGVILGMLIALILIYFFRKYNIRDTKKVLVILSFGILMHSLESLLEDILPIATLLGIMVIGFVIREKYPVLGERLAVKFNKIWVFAELMLFVLIGAAVNIKLALHSGLMGILIISIGLIARSVGVYISLWGSNLNLKEKLFCILAYTPKATVQAAIGAVPLAAGVAEGELILALAVLSIIITAPLGAIAINKAGKSWLSSV; from the coding sequence TTGGCATTAAGTTTAGCTTTAATTATTTTATTTGCTTTATTATTTGGTAGATTTTTTGATAAATTAAAATTACCTGCTTTATTAGGTATGCTTGTAATTGGAATGATTATAGGTCCTTACGGATTTGATCTAATTACCCAAGATATTTTAAATATTTCTTCTGATTTGAGAATGATTGCTTTAATAGTTATTTTAATTCGAGCAGGTTTAGGAATTGAAAAAGAAACTCTAAAGAAAGTTGGATTTCCTGCAGTTAAACTTAGTTTTATTCCAGGTTTAATGGAAGGTGCAGCTATAATTTTGGCAGCAATTGTTTTATTAAAGTTTGAATTTATAGAAGCAGGAATTTTAGCTTTTATTATCGCTGCAGTATCACCAGCAGTTGTTGTGCCGCAAATGTTAAATTTAATTGAACAAAATAAAGGCACAAAAAAAGGGATTCCCACTTTAATTTTAGCTGGTGCCTCTATTGATGATGTTGTTGCTATAACTATATTTTCCACTTTTTTGAGTCTTTATGGTGGGCAACAAATTAGTATTTTAAAGCAAATTTTAAATATTCCGCTTGCTATTTTAATGGGAGTTATTTTGGGAATGCTAATTGCTTTGATTTTAATTTATTTTTTTCGAAAATATAATATAAGAGATACCAAAAAAGTATTAGTAATTTTGAGTTTTGGAATTTTAATGCATTCTTTAGAAAGCCTATTAGAAGATATTTTACCAATAGCAACTTTACTAGGTATCATGGTTATAGGATTTGTAATTAGAGAAAAATATCCAGTTTTAGGAGAACGCTTAGCTGTGAAGTTTAATAAAATTTGGGTTTTTGCAGAATTAATGTTATTTGTTTTAATTGGAGCTGCAGTAAATATTAAACTTGCTTTACATTCTGGTTTGATGGGAATTTTAATTATTAGTATTGGCCTGATTGCTCGATCAGTTGGTGTTTATATTTCGCTTTGGGGAAGTAATCTTAATTTAAAAGAAAAATTATTTTGCATTTTAGCCTATACCCCTAAAGCAACTGTTCAGGCTGCCATTGGAGCTGTACCTTTAGCAGCTGGAGTTGCTGAAGGAGAATTGATTTTAGCTTTAGCAGTGTTATCCATTATAATCACAGCACCTTTAGGAGCAATAGCCATTAATAAGGCAGGAAAGAGTTGGTTGAGTAGTGTTTAA
- a CDS encoding pyridoxal-phosphate-dependent aminotransferase family protein: MSDLLIMTPGPTEVSEEVRRAMSRKITNPDLDPEFFEFYLGVSSKLQKVLKTKNDVIIMSGEGILGLESACASLIEPEDKVLVLDNGIFGRGFADFADLYGANVVKWDFPYDEKININKLEKKLAAENDFKFATFVHCETSTGVINDAKEITNLLNKYNILSVVDSVSAIGGVPIEVDKWGIDIILGGSQKCLSVPPGLTFLSVSDKAWEAVNDRETPVRGYYTNLQLWQNWYEEKYFPYTQAISDIYALDAALDKWIADQTIYARHKKIAEAVRKTIKRSNLNLYAKNGHSDTVTSIEIPKGISYQELNQLMTESYNVMIASSLGEFEDRLIRIGHMGENCYDAKLYRTLKAFDHSLRELGFELNVELHKIFVNQLN, encoded by the coding sequence GTGAGTGATTTATTAATAATGACACCTGGTCCAACTGAAGTTAGCGAAGAGGTAAGAAGGGCCATGAGTCGCAAAATTACCAACCCTGATCTCGATCCTGAATTTTTTGAATTTTACCTAGGAGTTAGTTCTAAATTGCAAAAGGTATTAAAGACAAAAAATGATGTGATTATTATGAGTGGGGAGGGAATTTTAGGCTTAGAATCTGCTTGTGCTTCTTTAATCGAACCAGAAGATAAAGTTTTAGTTTTAGATAACGGTATTTTTGGAAGAGGATTTGCAGATTTTGCTGACCTTTATGGAGCAAATGTTGTAAAATGGGATTTTCCTTATGATGAAAAAATAAATATAAATAAATTAGAAAAAAAGTTAGCTGCAGAAAATGATTTTAAATTTGCTACTTTTGTGCATTGTGAAACCTCTACAGGTGTAATTAATGATGCTAAAGAAATCACTAATTTATTAAATAAATATAATATTTTATCAGTTGTAGATTCTGTTTCTGCAATTGGTGGAGTTCCAATTGAAGTCGATAAATGGGGAATAGATATTATTTTAGGTGGTTCTCAAAAATGTCTTTCAGTACCTCCAGGTTTAACTTTTTTAAGTGTCAGTGATAAAGCTTGGGAAGCTGTTAATGATCGAGAAACTCCTGTCAGAGGATACTATACAAATCTACAGCTCTGGCAAAATTGGTATGAAGAAAAATATTTTCCTTATACTCAAGCAATAAGTGATATTTATGCATTAGATGCTGCTTTAGATAAATGGATTGCTGATCAGACAATTTATGCAAGACATAAAAAAATAGCAGAAGCGGTCCGAAAAACTATTAAAAGGTCAAATCTTAATTTATATGCTAAAAATGGACACTCTGATACAGTAACTTCAATTGAAATTCCTAAAGGTATTAGTTACCAAGAGTTAAATCAATTAATGACAGAAAGCTATAATGTAATGATTGCTTCTTCTTTAGGAGAATTTGAAGATCGATTAATTAGGATTGGTCATATGGGAGAAAACTGTTATGATGCTAAGTTATACAGAACTCTTAAAGCTTTTGATCATAGTTTAAGAGAATTAGGTTTTGAATTAAATGTTGAATTACATAAAATATTTGTTAATCAACTAAATTAA
- a CDS encoding FapA family protein translates to MENIDGTVEIKNCKVIVTDPEGDGRFARIKAGDEVEVYLDEEKITGESIVFSDSKIEIKKNDQLAKKNLNLKFTNNAIQAYLEVEIEAEYELKIKDQPPSNLVIIEVEKKTKECPKLEKTEISAFLLKNKVRFGIKTEVIDQIIAENKSGSYLIAEGQDIKEGKDAVIKSIEKEKGVLAQDFNYITSFLVGEVVVEKIPAIFPKDGINVFKQRIKAPPVKDYKLVAKEGIKLIENGLKAVALKAGRPKLEKKKDDFEVSIIPQYVINGNVNKKTGNIKFEGDLIINGGIFDYFDVRVGNSLQVKKSITGCKASVDGDVLVKKKVIQSEIIAGLFVPQILLIKIKKLYNLLENLLKSVEQILEIAQQRMGILSRNLDFGQILRLLLTGKFQSIPPLVTELAEEMQEFNFEWKAASTLKKLYLEFKGYKKILRIKNTELFEQLTEELEDVIYSQESLNRSDVLANYIQNSEITASGNVIIMEQGAYNSVIHSGQNIINIKGKGFIKGGKYFAREWIYLKEVGSALNITEFYIGQGIYIKHTEGNIKINAPNDLLFIDQPRSNIFLKVNKSGKLIQKNGSPDIKELKEMSNYREIPVVKN, encoded by the coding sequence ATGGAAAATATTGACGGCACTGTAGAAATTAAAAATTGTAAAGTTATTGTAACTGATCCAGAAGGAGATGGTCGTTTTGCTAGAATTAAAGCTGGCGATGAAGTTGAAGTTTATTTAGACGAAGAAAAAATAACAGGAGAAAGCATAGTTTTTAGTGATAGTAAAATTGAAATAAAAAAAAATGATCAATTAGCTAAAAAAAACTTGAATTTGAAATTCACAAATAATGCCATTCAAGCTTATTTAGAAGTGGAAATAGAAGCAGAATATGAACTTAAAATTAAAGATCAGCCTCCTTCTAATTTAGTAATTATTGAAGTAGAAAAAAAGACAAAAGAATGCCCAAAGTTAGAAAAGACAGAAATATCAGCTTTTTTATTAAAAAACAAGGTTAGATTTGGAATTAAAACTGAAGTTATTGATCAAATAATAGCAGAAAATAAAAGTGGGAGTTATTTAATTGCAGAAGGCCAAGATATAAAAGAGGGAAAAGATGCAGTGATTAAATCTATTGAAAAAGAAAAAGGTGTTTTAGCTCAAGATTTTAATTATATAACTTCTTTTTTAGTAGGAGAAGTAGTAGTAGAAAAAATACCTGCAATTTTTCCTAAAGATGGAATAAATGTTTTTAAACAAAGGATTAAAGCACCTCCAGTTAAAGATTATAAGTTGGTAGCAAAAGAAGGTATCAAATTGATAGAGAATGGTTTAAAAGCTGTAGCATTGAAGGCTGGCAGACCTAAATTGGAAAAGAAAAAAGATGATTTTGAAGTTTCAATTATTCCCCAATATGTTATTAATGGTAATGTTAACAAAAAAACCGGTAATATTAAATTTGAAGGGGACCTAATTATAAATGGAGGAATTTTCGATTATTTTGATGTGCGGGTTGGTAATAGTTTGCAGGTAAAAAAAAGTATTACAGGCTGCAAAGCTTCTGTAGATGGAGATGTATTAGTTAAAAAAAAGGTGATTCAGAGTGAAATTATAGCAGGTCTTTTTGTTCCTCAAATATTATTAATTAAAATAAAAAAATTATATAATTTGCTAGAAAATTTGCTTAAATCAGTCGAACAAATTTTAGAAATAGCTCAACAAAGAATGGGGATTTTATCTCGCAACTTAGATTTTGGTCAAATATTAAGGTTGCTTTTAACAGGTAAATTTCAAAGTATTCCTCCTTTAGTTACAGAATTAGCAGAAGAAATGCAAGAATTTAATTTTGAATGGAAAGCAGCTTCTACTTTAAAAAAACTCTATTTAGAATTTAAAGGTTATAAAAAAATACTTAGAATTAAAAATACAGAACTTTTTGAACAATTAACAGAAGAATTAGAAGATGTTATCTATTCCCAAGAAAGTCTAAACCGATCTGATGTTTTAGCAAATTATATTCAAAATTCAGAAATAACTGCTTCTGGTAATGTAATTATTATGGAACAAGGGGCTTATAATTCGGTAATTCATTCAGGGCAGAATATAATAAATATTAAAGGTAAAGGATTTATTAAAGGTGGTAAATACTTTGCTCGTGAATGGATATATTTAAAAGAAGTTGGTAGTGCTTTAAATATAACTGAATTTTATATTGGTCAAGGTATTTATATTAAGCATACAGAAGGTAATATAAAAATTAATGCCCCTAATGATTTATTATTTATTGATCAACCTAGATCAAATATATTTTTAAAAGTTAACAAAAGTGGTAAATTAATCCAAAAAAACGGCTCGCCTGATATAAAAGAATTAAAGGAAATGTCAAATTACCGTGAAATACCTGTTGTTAAAAATTAA
- a CDS encoding DegV family protein, with product MEFKIIVDSCCDLTKEIKERFNISTAPLSIDIEDEHFVDNQNLDREKLLKTMKNSDQAPKTASPGPGPFLDLYRQHENSFVITLSKELSASYQNAVLAKELLVEEAEDKFVKVFNSFSASVGETMIAYKLGELIEAGLERKEIIKKANKYIKEMNTLFVLDSLDNLIKAGRMGKLKGKIASFFNIKPVLAGTPEGTITLADKARGSKRAIRKLIEKVGEKGENLEDKILGIAHCNALEKAEYIKKEAAKKYNFRDIIIVETAGISTVYANEGGIVLAF from the coding sequence ATGGAGTTTAAAATAATAGTTGATAGTTGTTGTGATTTAACTAAAGAAATTAAAGAAAGATTTAATATTTCAACAGCGCCACTTTCTATTGATATAGAAGATGAACATTTTGTAGATAATCAAAATTTAGATAGAGAAAAACTTTTAAAAACTATGAAAAATAGTGATCAGGCTCCTAAAACAGCAAGTCCTGGCCCTGGCCCTTTTTTAGATTTATATCGTCAGCATGAAAATTCATTTGTAATTACTCTTTCTAAAGAATTAAGTGCTTCCTATCAAAATGCAGTTTTAGCTAAAGAGCTGCTAGTAGAAGAAGCTGAAGATAAATTTGTTAAAGTTTTTAATTCATTTAGTGCATCTGTTGGAGAAACTATGATTGCTTATAAATTAGGTGAATTAATTGAAGCTGGTTTGGAAAGAAAAGAAATTATAAAAAAAGCTAACAAATATATTAAAGAAATGAATACTTTATTTGTACTTGATTCTCTAGATAATTTAATTAAAGCGGGTAGAATGGGCAAACTAAAAGGTAAAATTGCTTCTTTTTTTAATATCAAACCAGTTTTAGCTGGAACTCCAGAAGGAACAATAACTCTTGCAGATAAAGCCAGAGGAAGTAAAAGAGCAATTAGAAAATTAATTGAAAAAGTTGGAGAAAAGGGAGAAAATTTAGAAGATAAAATTCTTGGAATTGCTCATTGTAATGCTCTAGAAAAAGCAGAATATATTAAAAAAGAGGCAGCTAAAAAGTATAATTTTAGAGATATAATAATTGTAGAAACAGCTGGAATAAGTACAGTGTATGCTAATGAAGGAGGCATAGTATTAGCCTTTTAG
- a CDS encoding cold-shock protein → MVYTGNVKWFDEKKGYGFIEREDGDDVFVHFSALQQEGFKTLEEGQEVEFEIVEGDRGPQAENVEVI, encoded by the coding sequence ATGGTTTACACAGGAAATGTTAAATGGTTTGATGAGAAAAAAGGTTATGGCTTTATTGAAAGAGAAGATGGCGACGATGTATTCGTACATTTCTCTGCTCTGCAGCAGGAAGGATTTAAAACTTTAGAAGAAGGTCAAGAAGTTGAATTTGAAATTGTTGAGGGAGATCGTGGACCTCAGGCAGAGAATGTTGAAGTTATATAA
- a CDS encoding complex I subunit 5 family protein, which produces MHKFMLNNFIFNNITILFLTTAVLITILTLISAWKKIKNYKSLFVVNFIFFLISFGIVVSTKNWFIFMIGWEIISLTTALILIWDSKDLAWEYFVIQFVGGSFLILTILVAYTNGYHTLGPINELWLQLMFIVGVGVKSAIIGFHIWLPYIYKRASASFCSISSALVAKLGYVILLKIITNGNRALLYLGIIMIFYGGIKALANKNYKLILSYSSISQFGFICLAIGSGNQYGYYGAVLHIIAHAFAKSTLFNTAQNWILKFKSNSIFDFSASLKELNINTISTIIAFLSLMAFPLFIGYNSKYLIKYSLNSIPIFKFLLHLGSILTVTYVFKVLSIIFLADYKEKSIEKKVELNYQLSSLENIAVLIPSIILFVLAIKPDLYLDYYFKVNYLSAFITTSIYILIAYLIKIPLISRIKNQ; this is translated from the coding sequence ATGCACAAATTTATGCTGAATAACTTTATATTTAATAATATAACAATTTTATTTTTGACTACAGCAGTTTTAATTACTATCTTAACTTTAATATCTGCCTGGAAAAAAATCAAAAATTATAAAAGTTTATTTGTAGTAAATTTTATTTTTTTTCTAATTAGTTTCGGAATTGTTGTTAGTACCAAAAATTGGTTTATTTTTATGATCGGCTGGGAAATTATTAGTTTAACTACTGCTCTAATTTTAATCTGGGATAGTAAAGATCTTGCCTGGGAGTATTTTGTAATTCAGTTTGTTGGAGGCAGTTTTTTAATTCTAACAATTTTAGTTGCCTATACAAATGGTTATCATACTTTAGGTCCAATAAATGAGCTCTGGCTGCAGTTAATGTTTATAGTAGGAGTTGGGGTTAAAAGTGCAATTATTGGTTTTCATATCTGGCTCCCATATATTTATAAAAGAGCATCTGCAAGTTTTTGTTCAATTTCATCTGCTTTAGTGGCTAAATTAGGCTATGTTATACTTTTAAAAATTATAACTAACGGCAATAGAGCTTTACTTTATTTAGGAATAATAATGATTTTTTATGGTGGTATTAAGGCTTTAGCAAATAAAAATTATAAATTAATTTTAAGTTACAGTTCTATAAGTCAATTTGGTTTTATTTGTTTAGCAATTGGAAGTGGTAATCAATATGGTTATTATGGAGCAGTCTTACATATAATTGCTCATGCATTTGCTAAATCAACCTTATTTAACACTGCTCAAAATTGGATTTTAAAGTTCAAATCAAATTCCATTTTTGATTTTTCAGCTTCTCTAAAGGAACTAAATATAAATACTATAAGTACTATTATTGCTTTTTTATCTTTGATGGCCTTTCCTCTTTTTATCGGTTATAATAGTAAATATTTAATTAAATACTCTTTAAATTCAATTCCAATATTTAAATTTTTATTACATTTAGGAAGTATTTTAACTGTTACCTATGTTTTTAAAGTATTATCTATTATATTTCTAGCAGATTATAAGGAAAAATCTATTGAAAAAAAAGTTGAACTGAATTATCAATTAAGTTCTTTAGAAAATATAGCTGTTTTGATACCAAGCATTATTCTATTTGTTTTGGCAATCAAACCAGATTTGTATTTAGATTATTATTTTAAAGTTAATTATTTATCAGCCTTTATAACTACTTCGATTTATATTTTAATTGCCTATTTAATTAAAATTCCTTTAATTTCTAGAATAAAAAATCAATAA
- a CDS encoding bifunctional metallophosphatase/5'-nucleotidase has product MNSKKIVIGLFVLALIISFPINTLAETTELRIYHLNDAHARVEEDSYSGSMGYAKIATLIKEARKEKENVMFLDAGDTFHGQTIANINQGESISHILNLMKLDALVLGNHDFNYDQKRVSELAKINNFPFLAANLVREDGKEIPYTKDYIIKEYNGFKVGIFGLVTPETVYKTHPKNVEGLSFEDPITVAKKTVKELENKVDIIVGLSHLGIDNSSNLAKNVKGIDLIVDGHSHTILENGLKINNTMIVMAGEHTKNLGYVDLVIKNGKLLDIKANLISKADTKNVKKDYIISEFVNRVNNANKIITSQVVGKTNVNLDGAREDVRTRETNLGNLIADALRHKFEADVALTNGGGIRASIPKGEVTQGDVITVLPFGNTAMLTKVSGADLKAALEHGISEYPATEGLFPQVSGVKFSFDGDAASGNRIQKVWVGGEKLDPNKIYTVATNDFMKAGGDGYEMFAEAPILSEAGGLEEILIEYIEENSPLAPEIESRIIIE; this is encoded by the coding sequence ATGAATTCAAAAAAAATTGTAATAGGTCTTTTCGTCTTAGCTTTAATTATTAGTTTTCCGATTAACACTTTAGCTGAAACAACAGAGCTTAGAATTTATCATCTTAATGATGCTCATGCTAGAGTTGAAGAGGACAGTTATTCAGGTAGTATGGGATATGCTAAAATAGCGACTTTAATCAAGGAAGCAAGAAAAGAAAAAGAAAATGTAATGTTTTTAGATGCTGGAGATACTTTCCATGGTCAAACCATTGCTAATATTAATCAAGGTGAATCGATTAGTCATATTTTAAATTTAATGAAACTTGATGCTTTAGTTTTAGGAAATCATGACTTTAATTATGATCAAAAAAGAGTTTCAGAATTAGCTAAAATAAATAATTTTCCTTTTTTAGCTGCTAATTTAGTTAGAGAAGATGGCAAAGAAATTCCTTATACTAAAGATTATATCATAAAAGAATATAATGGCTTTAAAGTAGGTATTTTTGGTTTAGTAACACCCGAAACTGTTTATAAAACTCATCCTAAAAATGTTGAAGGTTTGAGCTTTGAAGATCCAATTACTGTAGCTAAAAAAACAGTAAAAGAATTAGAAAATAAAGTAGATATAATAGTAGGCTTATCTCATTTAGGGATTGATAATAGTTCAAATCTAGCTAAAAATGTAAAAGGAATTGACTTAATAGTTGATGGTCACAGCCATACTATTTTAGAAAATGGTTTAAAAATTAATAATACAATGATTGTTATGGCTGGAGAACATACTAAAAATTTAGGTTATGTAGATTTAGTCATAAAAAATGGTAAGCTTTTAGATATTAAGGCCAATTTAATTTCTAAAGCAGATACTAAGAATGTTAAAAAAGATTATATTATTTCAGAATTTGTAAATAGAGTAAATAATGCTAATAAGATAATTACCTCTCAAGTTGTTGGAAAAACTAATGTTAATTTAGATGGAGCAAGAGAGGATGTTAGAACAAGAGAAACTAATTTAGGTAATTTAATAGCTGATGCTTTAAGACACAAATTTGAAGCTGATGTAGCTTTAACTAATGGTGGTGGAATTCGTGCTTCTATACCTAAAGGAGAAGTAACACAAGGTGATGTTATCACTGTTTTACCTTTTGGTAATACTGCTATGTTAACAAAAGTTAGTGGTGCTGATCTGAAAGCTGCTTTAGAGCATGGAATTTCTGAATACCCTGCAACTGAAGGTCTTTTCCCTCAGGTTTCCGGAGTTAAATTTAGTTTTGACGGAGATGCTGCATCAGGAAATAGAATTCAAAAAGTTTGGGTTGGTGGAGAAAAATTAGATCCAAATAAGATCTATACTGTTGCCACTAATGATTTTATGAAAGCTGGTGGAGATGGCTATGAGATGTTTGCTGAAGCACCAATTTTAAGTGAAGCTGGTGGTTTAGAAGAAATTTTAATTGAATATATTGAAGAAAATTCTCCCTTAGCTCCTGAAATAGAGTCTAGAATTATAATAGAATAA